The Saccharomonospora glauca K62 genome has a segment encoding these proteins:
- a CDS encoding U32 family peptidase has translation MERSRSFLRSLGLPSTDPGELPSSTKRFPDGAAYRVEIPSVEGVEAMEAVFDEADARGVTVHRVSQGSGGMLLTQTELTAMAALAEARGVELSLFARPVAGWDTGAASLAEGGGPVAAQARGVEQLVHVLEDIRRTAEAGVRSVLVTDLGVLSVASRMREAGELPSDLQFKVSVQMGLANPAAIRIAEEHGANTYNVPTDLSLAQLAAVRAAIDIPIDIYVEAPDDLGGFVRHFEIAEIVRVAAPVYLKFGLRNAPNIYPSGTHLTDTAVRLSRERVRRAEIGLETLARYAPDAVASTLPAQDLAVPNTTAVTEATRSAS, from the coding sequence GTGGAACGGTCGCGATCCTTCCTGCGCTCGCTCGGACTGCCCTCGACAGATCCCGGCGAGCTCCCGAGCAGCACGAAACGCTTCCCCGACGGCGCCGCCTACCGCGTCGAGATCCCCAGCGTCGAGGGGGTCGAGGCGATGGAGGCCGTCTTCGACGAGGCCGACGCCCGAGGAGTCACCGTCCATCGGGTCTCCCAGGGCAGCGGCGGCATGTTGCTCACCCAGACCGAACTGACGGCCATGGCCGCGCTCGCCGAGGCCCGAGGAGTGGAGCTCAGCCTGTTCGCCCGTCCCGTGGCGGGCTGGGACACCGGGGCCGCCTCGCTCGCCGAGGGCGGTGGACCGGTGGCGGCGCAGGCACGCGGCGTCGAACAACTCGTGCACGTGCTGGAGGACATCCGCCGCACGGCGGAAGCGGGCGTGCGCAGCGTCCTCGTCACCGACCTCGGGGTACTCTCCGTCGCCTCCCGGATGCGCGAGGCGGGCGAGCTGCCCTCCGATCTCCAGTTCAAGGTCAGCGTGCAGATGGGACTCGCCAACCCGGCGGCCATCCGCATCGCCGAGGAACACGGGGCCAACACGTACAACGTGCCCACCGACCTCTCGCTGGCGCAGCTCGCCGCGGTGCGGGCGGCCATCGACATCCCCATCGACATCTACGTGGAAGCACCCGACGACCTCGGCGGGTTCGTCCGACACTTCGAGATCGCCGAGATCGTGCGGGTCGCCGCGCCCGTGTACCTGAAGTTCGGGCTGCGTAACGCCCCGAACATCTACCCGAGCGGCACGCACCTCACCGACACCGCCGTCAGGCTCTCCCGCGAACGCGTCCGTCGCGCCGAGATCGGCCTGGAGACCCTCGCCCGCTACGCCCCCGACGCCGTGGCGTCCACGCTGCCGGCGCAGGATCTGGCCGTACCGAACACCACCGCCGTCACCGAAGCGACGAGGAGCGCGTCATGA
- the purS gene encoding phosphoribosylformylglycinamidine synthase subunit PurS, giving the protein MARVVVDVMPKPEILDPQGQAVAGALGRLGFSGVTEVRQGRHFELEVDDSVDDETLAKIAEGFLANPVIEEWTIRRIES; this is encoded by the coding sequence GTGGCCCGAGTAGTCGTCGACGTCATGCCCAAGCCCGAAATTCTCGATCCCCAAGGTCAGGCCGTGGCCGGTGCGCTCGGTCGGCTCGGGTTCTCCGGGGTCACCGAGGTCCGTCAGGGCAGGCACTTCGAGCTGGAGGTCGACGACAGTGTCGACGACGAGACGCTCGCCAAGATCGCGGAGGGCTTCCTCGCCAACCCGGTGATCGAGGAGTGGACGATCCGGAGGATCGAGTCATGA
- a CDS encoding IclR family transcriptional regulator, giving the protein MARLVPAVLRAADILELFLGDDVTLSASEIGSRLELPRSTTHELLTTLVERHYLVRRSGEETTYRLGPKLLELGARYQQRLEFTAEADAVARQVAAECRETVHVAVLDGLEVVYVSKVDSTHSVRLISEVGRRLPAHCTAVGKVLLAGLSEEELSARLKGHRLVALTENSITSRTALRQQLAKVRETGVAHERSESNPDAGCVAAPVVDATGEWMAAMSISIPTSRHSDEAWPRWEKLVREGAAELTRRLGGRPATP; this is encoded by the coding sequence ATGGCTCGTCTCGTGCCCGCTGTTCTCCGCGCCGCCGACATCCTGGAGCTCTTCCTCGGCGACGACGTCACGTTGTCGGCGAGTGAGATCGGGAGTCGGCTCGAACTGCCTCGGTCCACGACGCACGAACTGCTCACCACGCTCGTCGAGCGGCACTACCTGGTGCGCCGGTCGGGTGAGGAGACCACGTACCGGCTCGGGCCGAAACTGCTCGAACTGGGGGCGCGCTACCAGCAACGGCTGGAGTTCACCGCCGAGGCCGACGCCGTCGCGCGTCAGGTCGCCGCGGAGTGTCGGGAGACCGTGCACGTCGCCGTGCTCGACGGCCTCGAAGTCGTTTATGTGTCCAAAGTAGACTCAACTCATTCCGTGCGGCTCATCTCCGAGGTGGGCAGGCGGCTGCCCGCGCACTGCACGGCGGTCGGGAAGGTCCTGTTGGCGGGACTTTCCGAGGAGGAGTTGTCGGCGCGGTTGAAGGGACACCGCCTCGTCGCGCTCACCGAGAACAGCATCACCTCGCGCACCGCGTTGCGGCAGCAGCTCGCGAAGGTGCGAGAGACGGGTGTGGCTCACGAACGCAGCGAGTCGAACCCCGACGCGGGCTGCGTCGCGGCGCCCGTGGTGGACGCGACGGGCGAGTGGATGGCGGCCATGAGCATCTCCATCCCCACCTCCCGCCACTCCGACGAGGCGTGGCCCCGCTGGGAGAAGTTGGTGCGGGAGGGCGCAGCCGAGCTGACTCGCAGGCTCGGTGGTCGTCCCGCGACCCCCTGA
- a CDS encoding aldehyde dehydrogenase family protein: MTSTEQAVETFDSLDPTTDEVVGTYPVHGPDAVAAAVGRARGAAEWWASLGFAGRAERLRRWKGVIVRRMAELCDVVSAETGKPKGDAQLEVVLAVEHIEWAARNARKVLGPKRRPSGLLLANQAATVEYQPLGVVGVIGPWNYPVFTPLGSVAYALAAGNAVVFKPSEYTPGVGAWLVRAFEEVVPERPVLQLVTGFGATGAALVRSDVDKIAFTGSAATGKKIMAAAAERLTPVVIEAGGKDPLLVDADADLDAAVDAAVWGAFSNAGQTCVGVERVYVHTAVYDEFVAKLTERARQVRPGEHYGPMTMRSQLDVVRRHIADALARGGRALVGGADAVGERYVRPTVLVDVPEDSAAVREETFGPTITVTRVSDMDEAVEKANDSTYGLGSTVFSRRRGMELARRLRTGMTAINAPLSFAGVAALPFGGVGESGFGRIHGPEGLREFARPKAITRQRYRMPLVMTTFARTPKTDELVRRLVTVLHGRR, translated from the coding sequence ATGACGAGCACCGAGCAGGCCGTCGAGACGTTCGACTCACTCGATCCAACGACGGACGAGGTCGTGGGGACCTACCCCGTGCACGGTCCCGATGCCGTCGCCGCCGCCGTGGGCAGGGCTCGCGGTGCCGCCGAGTGGTGGGCCTCGCTCGGGTTCGCGGGCCGCGCCGAACGACTGCGCCGCTGGAAGGGCGTGATCGTGCGACGGATGGCCGAGCTGTGCGACGTGGTCAGCGCCGAGACCGGCAAGCCGAAAGGTGACGCGCAGCTCGAAGTCGTCCTGGCCGTCGAACACATCGAGTGGGCGGCCCGCAACGCGCGCAAGGTGCTCGGCCCGAAACGGCGCCCGTCCGGGCTGCTGCTCGCCAACCAGGCTGCCACCGTCGAGTACCAGCCGCTCGGCGTCGTCGGGGTCATCGGGCCGTGGAACTACCCGGTCTTCACGCCGCTGGGCTCCGTGGCCTACGCGCTGGCCGCGGGCAACGCGGTGGTGTTCAAGCCCAGCGAGTACACCCCCGGCGTCGGTGCCTGGCTGGTACGGGCGTTCGAGGAGGTTGTGCCCGAGCGTCCCGTCCTACAGCTCGTCACCGGGTTCGGCGCCACGGGAGCGGCGCTCGTGCGTTCCGACGTCGACAAGATCGCCTTCACCGGCTCGGCCGCCACCGGCAAGAAGATCATGGCCGCCGCGGCGGAACGCCTGACGCCCGTGGTCATCGAGGCGGGCGGCAAGGACCCGCTGCTCGTGGACGCCGACGCCGATTTGGACGCCGCGGTCGACGCCGCGGTGTGGGGAGCGTTCTCCAACGCGGGCCAGACGTGTGTCGGTGTCGAGCGGGTCTACGTCCACACGGCCGTGTACGACGAGTTCGTCGCCAAACTCACCGAGCGGGCGCGGCAGGTGCGGCCGGGTGAGCACTACGGGCCCATGACTATGCGGTCGCAGCTCGACGTGGTGCGCAGGCACATCGCCGACGCCCTCGCCAGGGGTGGCCGGGCGCTCGTGGGTGGTGCCGACGCCGTGGGTGAGCGCTATGTGCGGCCCACGGTGCTGGTCGACGTCCCGGAGGACTCCGCGGCCGTGCGCGAGGAGACGTTCGGGCCCACGATCACCGTGACCCGAGTGTCCGATATGGACGAAGCGGTCGAGAAGGCCAACGACTCCACCTACGGGCTCGGGTCCACGGTGTTCTCCCGGCGTCGGGGCATGGAGCTGGCCCGGCGGTTGCGGACGGGGATGACGGCGATCAACGCGCCCCTGTCGTTCGCGGGGGTGGCCGCCCTGCCCTTCGGAGGTGTCGGCGAGTCCGGGTTCGGGCGCATCCACGGTCCGGAAGGGCTGCGGGAGTTCGCTCGTCCCAAGGCCATCACCAGGCAGCGGTATCGGATGCCGCTGGTGATGACCACCTTCGCCAGGACGCCGAAGACCGACGAGTTGGTGCGACGGCTCGTGACGGTGTTGCACGGCAGGCGGTGA
- the purB gene encoding adenylosuccinate lyase: MTDKPRIPNVLAARYASPELVRLWSPEHKVRLERDLWLAVLKAQRELGVEVPDGVVADYEQVADRVDLESIAARERVTRHDVKARIEEFNALAGHEHIHKGMTSRDLTENVEQLQLRRSLEHIRVRVAAVLARLAELATQHSDLVMAGRSHNVAAQATTLGKRFATAADELLVAFDRLDDLIARYPLRGIKGPVGTAQDMLDLLGTPERLAELERRVAEHLGFERVFTSVGQVYPRSLDFDVLSTLVQLAAAPASLATTIRLMAGHELVTEGFKPGQVGSSAMPHKMNTRSCERVGGLAVVLRGYLSMIGELAGDQWNEGDVSDSVVRRVALPDAFFALDGLLETFATVLGEFGAFPAVIDRELARYLPFLATTKVLMAAVRAGVGRETAHEVIKEHAVAVALDMRERGQQDNDLVERLAADDRLPLDADDLKALLADRLSFTGTAGAQVEAVVARVSEIVRRFPEAASYEPGPIL; the protein is encoded by the coding sequence GTGACGGACAAGCCTCGAATCCCGAACGTGCTCGCGGCCCGCTACGCCTCGCCCGAGTTGGTGCGGCTGTGGTCCCCGGAGCACAAGGTCAGACTCGAACGCGACCTGTGGCTCGCCGTGCTCAAGGCACAGCGGGAGCTCGGGGTCGAGGTACCCGACGGTGTGGTGGCCGATTACGAGCAGGTCGCCGATCGCGTCGACCTGGAGTCCATCGCGGCGCGGGAGCGCGTGACCCGGCACGACGTGAAGGCGAGGATCGAGGAGTTCAACGCCCTCGCCGGCCACGAACATATCCACAAGGGCATGACCTCGCGCGACCTCACCGAGAACGTGGAGCAGCTTCAGCTTCGCCGTTCGCTGGAACACATCCGGGTGCGGGTGGCCGCCGTGCTGGCGCGACTGGCGGAGCTGGCCACGCAACACAGCGACCTGGTGATGGCCGGGCGTTCGCACAACGTCGCCGCGCAGGCGACCACGCTCGGCAAGCGTTTCGCGACGGCCGCCGACGAACTGCTGGTGGCGTTCGACCGCCTCGACGACCTCATCGCGCGCTACCCGTTGCGGGGCATCAAGGGCCCGGTCGGCACCGCCCAGGACATGCTGGACCTCCTCGGGACGCCGGAGCGGCTCGCGGAGCTGGAACGGCGGGTGGCGGAGCACCTCGGGTTCGAGCGCGTGTTCACCAGCGTGGGCCAGGTGTATCCGAGGTCGCTGGACTTCGACGTGCTCTCGACGCTGGTGCAGCTCGCCGCTGCGCCGGCGAGCCTGGCCACCACGATCCGGCTCATGGCGGGGCACGAGCTGGTGACGGAGGGCTTCAAGCCCGGCCAGGTGGGTTCGTCGGCCATGCCGCACAAGATGAACACGCGGTCCTGCGAGCGCGTGGGCGGACTCGCCGTGGTGCTGCGCGGTTACCTGTCGATGATCGGCGAACTGGCCGGTGATCAGTGGAACGAGGGTGACGTGTCCGACTCGGTGGTGCGCAGGGTCGCGCTGCCGGACGCGTTCTTTGCGCTCGACGGGCTGCTGGAGACGTTCGCCACCGTGCTCGGCGAGTTCGGCGCGTTCCCCGCCGTCATCGACCGGGAGCTGGCGCGGTACCTGCCGTTCCTCGCCACCACGAAGGTGCTGATGGCAGCGGTTCGCGCCGGGGTGGGCCGGGAGACCGCGCACGAGGTGATCAAGGAACACGCCGTGGCGGTCGCGCTGGACATGCGCGAGCGAGGGCAGCAGGACAACGACCTGGTCGAGCGCCTCGCCGCCGACGACCGGCTTCCGCTGGACGCCGACGACCTCAAGGCGCTGCTCGCCGACCGGCTCTCGTTCACGGGCACCGCGGGCGCGCAGGTGGAGGCCGTCGTCGCGAGGGTGTCGGAGATCGTGCGTCGGTTCCCCGAGGCGGCGTCGTACGAGCCGGGTCCGATCCTGTGA
- a CDS encoding mandelate racemase/muconate lactonizing enzyme family protein: MKITNVETFVMGTPWRDLTFVRVTTDEGLTGVGETRMLGHTEALKGYLSEAVPRHVIGADPFDIEALVQRMKRGDYGRPGEIMMSGIACVEMACWDIVGKALGQPVWRLLGGKVRDRVKAYANGWYTVERTPEEFHAAAKRVVERGYRALKFDPFGPGQWELEPRERTRSIELVEAVRDAVGPDVEILVEMHGRFAPAEAVRIARSLAKFDPSWLEEPVPPENLKALAKVAAQVDAPVATGERIHERAEFRELFELQAADVIQPDIGHLGGILETRKLAATAETHFVLVAPHNVGGPVLTMANLHLAACTPNFKIQEHFNDFADEHVKRAAPGLPPVEDGYFALPTAPGLGVELDTDFVAEHPFQAARFDLFAEDWQFRGTKKDGDA, from the coding sequence ATGAAGATCACCAATGTCGAGACCTTCGTGATGGGCACGCCGTGGCGTGACCTGACCTTCGTCCGGGTCACCACCGACGAGGGGCTGACCGGTGTCGGCGAGACCCGCATGCTCGGGCACACCGAGGCACTGAAGGGGTATCTGTCCGAGGCCGTGCCCCGGCACGTGATCGGCGCCGACCCGTTCGACATCGAGGCACTCGTACAGCGCATGAAGCGCGGCGACTACGGCAGGCCCGGCGAGATCATGATGTCCGGGATCGCCTGTGTCGAGATGGCCTGCTGGGACATCGTGGGCAAGGCCCTCGGCCAGCCGGTGTGGCGGCTGCTGGGCGGCAAGGTGCGCGACCGCGTCAAGGCCTACGCCAACGGCTGGTACACCGTCGAGCGCACGCCGGAAGAGTTCCACGCCGCCGCCAAGCGGGTCGTCGAGCGTGGTTACCGCGCGCTGAAGTTCGACCCGTTCGGCCCCGGCCAGTGGGAGCTGGAACCTCGGGAACGCACTCGGTCGATCGAGCTCGTCGAGGCCGTGCGCGACGCCGTGGGCCCCGACGTGGAGATCCTCGTCGAGATGCACGGCCGCTTCGCCCCCGCGGAGGCGGTGCGTATCGCCCGCTCGCTCGCGAAGTTCGACCCGAGCTGGCTGGAAGAGCCCGTGCCGCCGGAGAACCTCAAGGCGCTGGCGAAGGTCGCCGCGCAGGTGGACGCCCCGGTGGCGACCGGTGAGCGCATCCACGAACGGGCGGAGTTCCGCGAGCTGTTCGAGCTCCAGGCCGCCGACGTGATCCAGCCCGACATCGGCCACCTGGGCGGCATCCTGGAGACCCGCAAGCTCGCGGCCACGGCGGAGACGCACTTCGTGCTGGTGGCACCCCACAACGTGGGTGGGCCGGTGCTGACGATGGCCAACCTGCACCTGGCGGCGTGCACCCCGAACTTCAAGATCCAGGAGCACTTCAACGACTTCGCCGACGAACACGTCAAGCGGGCCGCACCCGGCCTGCCGCCGGTGGAGGACGGTTACTTCGCACTGCCGACGGCGCCGGGGCTCGGCGTGGAGCTCGACACCGACTTCGTGGCCGAGCATCCGTTCCAGGCCGCGCGCTTCGACCTGTTCGCCGAGGACTGGCAGTTCCGGGGTACCAAGAAGGACGGTGACGCATGA
- a CDS encoding MBL fold metallo-hydrolase produces MKFVHFGHSCVLLETEHARLLFDPGAFSSGFESVRDLDAVLITHQHYDHIDTEKLPELLAANPSARLIVDPGTTKTIDNLEIEVTTAHPGDTFDLGGTRITVVGGQHATIHSDLPVVSNVGYVVDDGAFYHPGDSFFVPEQRIDVLALPTAAPWLKAGEVVDYLRAVSPRLAIPVHEALLAKPAVYIGLYTNLAPDGTEVRPPVHGEVLTL; encoded by the coding sequence GTGAAGTTCGTTCACTTCGGCCACTCCTGCGTCCTGCTGGAGACCGAACACGCCCGGCTGCTGTTCGACCCCGGCGCGTTCTCCAGCGGCTTCGAGTCCGTACGCGATCTCGACGCCGTGCTCATCACCCATCAGCACTACGACCACATCGACACGGAGAAACTCCCGGAGCTGCTCGCGGCCAATCCCTCGGCCCGACTGATCGTCGATCCCGGCACCACGAAGACCATCGACAACCTGGAGATCGAGGTCACCACCGCCCACCCCGGCGACACCTTCGACCTCGGCGGTACCCGGATCACCGTCGTCGGTGGCCAGCACGCGACCATCCACAGTGACCTGCCCGTCGTCTCCAACGTCGGTTACGTGGTGGACGACGGGGCCTTCTACCACCCCGGTGACTCGTTCTTCGTGCCGGAACAGCGCATCGACGTGCTCGCGCTCCCCACGGCCGCGCCGTGGTTGAAGGCGGGCGAGGTCGTGGACTACCTCCGTGCGGTGTCGCCGCGACTGGCGATTCCCGTCCACGAGGCCCTGCTCGCCAAGCCCGCCGTCTACATCGGCCTCTACACGAACCTCGCCCCGGACGGCACCGAGGTTCGCCCTCCGGTGCACGGCGAGGTCCTGACTCTCTAG
- a CDS encoding MFS transporter → MHPDTSRVSPRTIRAITLRLLPLLAILYVIAYIDRSNVGFAKLTLQEELGLSATVFTLGQVFFFTAYAVLEVPSNLALHRFGAHRWIARIMITWGLVTIATTLVTETWQFYLARFLLGAAEAGFFPGVIYYLTRWFPSTHRGSAIGLFMLAGPISFIVGNPLMGALNDLDGVWGLDGWQWIFVATGVPAVLAAPVVLWLLPKDPDSAKWLDEDERRTLKSVLDAENAQAGDQPHNPWKVLGDRRVLAMAVFFLCFPLATYGLAFWLPTIVEGFGGLSGLEIGLVSAIPYVCVMAGLLAVPRLARTRGTPFGWLAWMLGFSAAGFTIAALVSSPVVQMIGICVASIGGYAAQPVMWGLVPRFLTGAAAAAGIGAINGIGNLGGGFGPMGIAAVVDATGSPLTGLIFLIVVSVIGVFGAFGLRRVLTRSQHEQPSERLETVSNA, encoded by the coding sequence GTGCACCCTGACACCTCGCGGGTCTCACCGCGCACGATCCGCGCGATCACGCTGCGACTGCTACCGCTGCTCGCGATCCTGTACGTGATCGCCTACATCGACAGGTCGAACGTCGGTTTCGCGAAGCTCACGCTTCAAGAGGAACTCGGGCTCTCCGCCACGGTCTTCACGTTGGGCCAGGTGTTCTTCTTCACGGCCTACGCGGTGCTGGAGGTGCCGAGCAACCTCGCACTGCACCGTTTCGGGGCGCATCGCTGGATCGCCCGCATCATGATCACGTGGGGCCTCGTCACCATCGCGACGACCCTGGTGACCGAGACCTGGCAGTTCTACCTCGCCCGATTCCTTCTCGGCGCCGCCGAGGCCGGGTTCTTCCCCGGCGTCATCTACTACCTCACCCGGTGGTTCCCCTCGACCCACCGCGGCTCCGCCATCGGCCTGTTCATGCTCGCGGGGCCGATCTCGTTCATCGTGGGCAACCCGTTGATGGGGGCGCTCAACGACCTCGACGGCGTGTGGGGCCTCGACGGCTGGCAGTGGATCTTCGTCGCGACCGGTGTCCCGGCGGTGCTCGCGGCCCCCGTCGTGCTGTGGCTGTTGCCGAAGGACCCCGACAGCGCCAAGTGGCTCGACGAGGACGAGCGTCGGACGTTGAAGAGCGTGCTCGACGCCGAGAACGCGCAGGCGGGCGACCAGCCGCACAACCCGTGGAAGGTCCTCGGCGACCGCAGGGTGCTGGCGATGGCGGTCTTCTTCCTGTGCTTCCCGCTCGCCACGTACGGGCTCGCGTTCTGGCTGCCGACCATCGTCGAGGGCTTCGGGGGTCTTTCCGGCCTGGAGATCGGACTCGTGTCGGCCATCCCGTACGTGTGCGTGATGGCGGGGTTGCTCGCCGTGCCGAGGCTCGCGCGGACGCGGGGCACGCCGTTCGGCTGGCTCGCGTGGATGCTGGGCTTCTCGGCGGCAGGATTCACGATCGCGGCGCTGGTGTCGTCGCCGGTGGTGCAGATGATCGGCATCTGCGTCGCGTCGATCGGCGGTTACGCCGCGCAGCCGGTGATGTGGGGGCTCGTACCGAGGTTTCTCACCGGCGCCGCCGCGGCGGCCGGTATCGGGGCCATCAACGGCATCGGCAACCTCGGTGGTGGGTTCGGCCCGATGGGGATCGCGGCCGTCGTGGACGCCACCGGCTCTCCCCTCACCGGGCTCATCTTCCTCATCGTCGTGTCGGTGATCGGCGTCTTCGGCGCCTTCGGCCTGCGCCGGGTGCTGACCCGCTCGCAGCACGAGCAGCCGTCCGAGCGGCTGGAGACCGTCTCGAACGCCTGA
- a CDS encoding aldehyde dehydrogenase (NADP(+)), with the protein MTEVTDALLGAAAKAARPWAELPDETRAAALEAVADALDAAADELVPLAREESHLPEGRLRGELVRTTFQLRSFAGQVREGFEVIEDDADPDWPTGPRPALRRVLVPLGPVVVFAASNFPFAFSVAGGDTASALAAGCPVVVKAHPGHPKLSDATAEIVRTALTSAGAPEGTFALFHGEADGRDAVLDPRTKAVAFTGSLRGGRALYDLAVSRPEPIPFYGELGSVNPVFVTRAAAEARAEEIATGYVDSFTLGTGQFCTKPGLLLVPSDSRLPELAAEHARAKGATAMLNDRIAEGYTAGLEALRGHPSVRVLVEGTFGEDGPTPTLLATTAADLLAHPDALATECFGPTSLVVTYDDDEQLLAVARSLEGQLTGTVHGEESDEIARPLLTELAERVGRVLWNGWPTGVSVTPAMHHGGPYPATTSPLHTSVGITASARFLRPVAFQNVPPHLLPR; encoded by the coding sequence ATGACCGAGGTGACCGACGCTCTGCTCGGCGCGGCGGCAAAGGCCGCCCGGCCGTGGGCGGAGCTGCCCGACGAGACGCGCGCGGCAGCGCTGGAGGCCGTCGCGGACGCCCTCGACGCGGCCGCCGACGAGCTGGTGCCGCTGGCTCGGGAGGAAAGCCACCTGCCCGAGGGCAGGCTGCGCGGCGAGCTGGTGCGCACCACGTTCCAGTTGCGCTCGTTCGCGGGCCAGGTGCGTGAAGGATTCGAGGTCATCGAGGACGACGCCGACCCCGACTGGCCCACCGGCCCTCGGCCGGCCCTGCGGAGGGTGCTGGTGCCGCTCGGCCCCGTCGTGGTGTTCGCGGCGTCGAACTTCCCGTTCGCGTTCTCCGTGGCGGGCGGCGACACGGCGTCGGCGTTGGCCGCGGGCTGCCCCGTCGTGGTGAAGGCCCATCCGGGACACCCGAAGCTCTCGGACGCCACGGCCGAGATCGTGCGTACGGCGCTGACCTCCGCCGGCGCTCCCGAAGGGACGTTCGCGCTGTTCCACGGCGAGGCCGACGGCCGCGACGCCGTGCTCGACCCGCGCACGAAGGCGGTGGCCTTCACCGGCTCGTTGCGGGGCGGCCGGGCCCTCTACGACCTCGCCGTGTCGCGGCCCGAACCGATTCCGTTCTACGGCGAGCTCGGCAGCGTGAACCCGGTGTTTGTCACCAGGGCCGCCGCCGAGGCTCGCGCCGAGGAGATCGCGACGGGGTACGTGGACTCGTTCACCCTCGGCACCGGTCAGTTCTGCACCAAGCCCGGCCTGCTGCTCGTGCCGTCCGACTCGCGGCTGCCCGAACTCGCCGCGGAGCACGCCCGCGCCAAGGGGGCCACCGCGATGCTCAACGACCGCATCGCCGAGGGCTACACGGCGGGCCTGGAAGCCCTGCGCGGACACCCCTCGGTGCGGGTGCTGGTGGAGGGCACGTTCGGCGAGGACGGCCCAACGCCGACGCTGCTCGCCACGACGGCGGCCGACCTGCTCGCCCACCCCGACGCGCTCGCCACGGAGTGCTTCGGTCCGACGTCGCTGGTGGTGACCTACGACGACGACGAGCAACTGCTCGCGGTGGCGCGCTCGCTGGAGGGCCAGCTCACCGGCACCGTGCACGGTGAGGAGTCCGACGAGATCGCCCGCCCCCTGCTGACCGAGCTGGCCGAGCGGGTGGGTCGTGTGCTGTGGAACGGCTGGCCCACGGGCGTGTCGGTCACCCCCGCCATGCACCACGGTGGGCCGTACCCCGCCACCACGTCGCCCCTGCACACGTCGGTGGGCATCACCGCCTCGGCGCGGTTCCTGCGTCCGGTCGCGTTCCAGAACGTGCCCCCGCACCTGCTGCCGCGGTGA
- the purQ gene encoding phosphoribosylformylglycinamidine synthase subunit PurQ, translating into MSVRIGVITFPGTLDDVDAARAVTRSEAEAVPLWHGDADLKGVDAVVVPGGFSYGDYLRCGAIARFAPVMGSVIEAAGKGMPVLGICNGFQILCEAGLLPGALVRNDKLHFVCRDQWLRVENNTTSWTTRYEQGAEILIPLKSGEGSYMADEATLDELEGEGRVVFRYVDGNPNGSRRDIAGVCSANGRVVGLMPHPEHAIDALTGPSDDGLGVFYSALDAVKPLVTSA; encoded by the coding sequence ATGAGCGTCCGCATCGGTGTCATCACCTTCCCCGGCACGCTCGACGACGTCGACGCCGCCCGCGCGGTGACGCGATCGGAGGCCGAGGCCGTGCCGCTGTGGCATGGTGACGCGGATCTCAAGGGCGTCGACGCGGTGGTCGTCCCCGGAGGTTTCTCCTACGGCGACTACCTGCGGTGCGGCGCCATCGCCCGCTTCGCCCCCGTGATGGGCTCGGTGATCGAGGCCGCGGGCAAGGGAATGCCCGTGCTCGGCATCTGCAACGGCTTCCAGATCCTGTGCGAGGCGGGGCTGTTGCCGGGGGCGCTGGTGCGCAACGACAAGTTGCACTTCGTATGCCGTGACCAGTGGCTTCGGGTGGAGAACAACACCACGAGCTGGACCACGCGGTACGAGCAGGGCGCCGAGATCCTCATCCCGCTCAAGTCGGGCGAGGGCAGCTACATGGCCGACGAGGCGACGCTCGACGAGCTGGAGGGCGAGGGCCGCGTCGTGTTCCGCTACGTGGACGGCAACCCCAACGGCTCCCGCCGGGACATCGCGGGCGTGTGCAGTGCCAATGGCCGCGTCGTGGGCCTCATGCCGCACCCCGAGCACGCCATCGACGCGCTCACGGGGCCGTCGGACGACGGACTGGGTGTGTTCTACTCCGCACTCGACGCGGTGAAGCCGCTGGTCACGTCGGCCTGA